One genomic region from Macellibacteroides fermentans encodes:
- a CDS encoding rod shape-determining protein — protein sequence MGLFSFTQEIAMDLGTANTIIICNGKIVVDEPSVVALDRRTDKVLAVGEKARQMHGKTHENIRTIRPLRDGVIADFYAAEQMIRGMIKMINPKSRWFTPSLRMVVCIPSGSTEVELRAVRDSAEHAGGRDVYMIYEPMAAAIGIGIDVEAPEGNMIVDIGGGTTEIAVISLGGIVSNKSIRIAGDDLTADIMEYMRRQHNVKVGERTAEQIKINVGSSLTSLENPPQDFIVHGPNQMTALPMEVPVSYQEIAHCLEKSFSKMEAAILSALEQTPPELYADIVRNGIYLAGGGALMRGLDKRLTDKIGIAFHVAEDPLHAVAKGTGVALKNIDKFNFLIR from the coding sequence ATGGGATTATTTTCTTTCACACAAGAGATAGCAATGGACCTTGGAACGGCCAACACGATTATTATCTGCAATGGTAAGATTGTGGTGGACGAACCTTCGGTAGTTGCCCTGGACCGCCGTACCGACAAGGTGCTGGCTGTAGGGGAAAAGGCACGTCAGATGCATGGTAAGACCCACGAGAACATCCGGACCATCCGTCCGCTTCGCGACGGGGTGATTGCCGACTTCTATGCGGCCGAGCAGATGATTCGCGGCATGATTAAGATGATAAACCCCAAAAGCCGTTGGTTTACGCCTTCGCTGCGGATGGTGGTTTGTATTCCTTCGGGTAGTACCGAAGTGGAATTGCGTGCTGTACGCGACTCTGCCGAGCATGCCGGAGGTCGAGATGTATACATGATTTACGAACCGATGGCTGCGGCAATCGGTATCGGTATCGATGTGGAAGCGCCCGAGGGTAACATGATTGTGGATATAGGTGGAGGTACTACCGAAATTGCGGTTATTTCGCTGGGCGGAATTGTTTCCAACAAGTCGATCCGTATTGCCGGAGACGACCTTACGGCCGACATCATGGAGTACATGCGCAGACAGCACAACGTGAAGGTGGGCGAACGAACGGCCGAACAGATTAAGATAAATGTAGGTTCGTCGCTTACTTCGCTGGAGAATCCTCCCCAGGACTTTATTGTGCATGGTCCCAATCAGATGACGGCTCTTCCGATGGAGGTGCCCGTATCTTACCAGGAGATTGCCCACTGTCTGGAAAAATCTTTTTCCAAGATGGAGGCGGCTATCCTGAGTGCATTGGAGCAGACTCCCCCCGAATTGTATGCCGATATTGTTCGTAACGGTATTTACCTGGCCGGTGGTGGTGCCCTGATGCGTGGATTGGATAAGCGTCTGACCGATAAGATCGGTATCGCGTTCCATGTGGCGGAAGATCCGTTGCACGCTGTCGCGAAAGGAACCGGGGTGGCTCTGAAGAATATTGATAAGTTTAATTTCCTTATCCGATAA
- the mreC gene encoding rod shape-determining protein MreC: MRKLLDFLIRKRHWFLFLLLEIVSLVLVYRSNAYQRNILFSSGNVITGKIASVTGAVNTYLSLRDINKDLMERNGLLEMELLRVQDQMDGLLADTVAFRGFTPDSTEVFDFDFISAEVVSNSISSQFNYITVNKGKADGIAPDMGVVSSKGVVGIVSVVSDHYAVILPVLNPKFRLSCKVLRSNNFGSLTWNGRDPRMADLEELPRHVVFQKGDTVVTSGYSAIFPSGIRVGTIAAHKKQRDDNFYTLEVLLATDFTSLQHVRIINNKRQKEQIEVEQEAKRND, from the coding sequence ATGCGGAAACTGCTTGATTTCCTGATTAGAAAAAGACATTGGTTTTTATTCCTTTTGCTGGAGATTGTATCGCTGGTGCTGGTGTATCGCAGCAACGCGTATCAGCGCAACATACTCTTTAGCTCCGGTAATGTGATTACCGGGAAAATAGCTTCCGTAACAGGTGCTGTAAATACGTACCTGAGTCTGCGTGATATTAACAAAGACCTGATGGAGCGTAACGGCCTGCTGGAGATGGAGCTGCTTCGCGTACAGGACCAGATGGATGGATTGCTTGCCGATACGGTGGCTTTCCGTGGTTTCACCCCCGACTCGACGGAGGTGTTTGATTTCGACTTTATTAGTGCGGAGGTGGTGAGCAACAGCATCTCGTCGCAATTCAATTATATTACGGTAAACAAGGGTAAAGCAGATGGTATCGCACCGGATATGGGGGTGGTTTCCTCCAAAGGTGTGGTGGGCATTGTTTCGGTGGTGAGCGATCATTATGCGGTGATCCTGCCGGTGCTTAATCCTAAATTCCGACTTAGCTGCAAGGTGTTGCGCAGCAATAATTTCGGGTCGTTAACCTGGAACGGACGTGATCCGCGGATGGCCGACCTGGAGGAGCTGCCCCGTCACGTGGTATTCCAGAAAGGGGATACGGTGGTAACCAGCGGGTATTCCGCTATCTTCCCTTCGGGGATACGGGTGGGTACCATCGCGGCGCACAAGAAGCAGCGCGACGATAATTTCTATACGCTGGAAGTGTTGCTGGCAACAGATTTTACATCGTTGCAGCATGTGCGTATCATAAATAATAAAAGGCAGAAAGAACAAATAGAAGTAGAACAAGAGGCGAAACGAAATGATTAA
- the rodA gene encoding rod shape-determining protein RodA codes for MPYRKIDTWRSVDWFTIALYVIMIIMGWISICGASYEFDNTGLFSLDGRAGSQLMWAGMAVGLIFVILMLESDFYDIFAYIFYIGMILLLIATIFLAPDIKGSRSWLVLGPIRLQPAEFAKFATALAVAKLMSSYGFTLSNVRNFALTLGLILLPMLLIMMQKETGSALVYLAFFLVLYREGMSGYILLTGVCAVVFFVTSMKFSDVLWGITPLGQFLVFLMVLLITPFLVQVLRRDGLVVKVILITVGTAFLIGYLVNFFVPVNFLWIAWGLMAALVIYLVYLSLRGWVRQYAMIALFAVGSVGFLYSVDYVFDEIMEPHQQIRIKVSLGLEDDPSGAGYNVNQSKIAIGSGGFSGKGFLNGTQTKLKYVPEQDTDFIFCTVGEEQGFVGAALVVILFGVFILRLITLAERQHGTFQRIYGYSVASIFFFHVAINIGMVTGLTPVIGIPLPFFSYGGSSLWGFTILLFIFLRMDAARNERL; via the coding sequence ATGCCTTATAGAAAAATAGATACATGGAGGTCGGTCGACTGGTTTACCATCGCTTTGTATGTGATTATGATCATCATGGGGTGGATAAGTATCTGCGGTGCCAGTTACGAGTTCGATAATACGGGACTGTTCAGCCTGGACGGTCGTGCCGGGTCGCAGCTTATGTGGGCCGGGATGGCTGTGGGACTTATTTTTGTGATCCTGATGCTGGAGAGTGATTTCTACGATATTTTTGCCTATATCTTTTATATAGGTATGATTTTACTGCTTATCGCCACCATTTTTCTGGCTCCCGACATCAAGGGTTCGCGTTCCTGGCTGGTGCTGGGGCCCATCCGCTTGCAGCCGGCCGAGTTTGCCAAGTTTGCCACGGCACTGGCGGTGGCAAAGCTTATGAGTTCCTACGGGTTTACGCTTTCCAATGTCCGCAATTTTGCACTTACCCTGGGGCTGATCTTGCTGCCTATGTTGCTGATTATGATGCAGAAGGAGACGGGTTCGGCGTTGGTGTACCTGGCCTTCTTTTTGGTGTTGTATCGCGAGGGTATGTCCGGCTACATCTTGCTTACAGGTGTTTGTGCAGTGGTGTTCTTTGTTACTTCCATGAAGTTTTCGGATGTGTTGTGGGGCATTACGCCTTTGGGACAGTTTCTGGTGTTTCTGATGGTGTTGCTTATTACGCCTTTCCTGGTACAGGTTTTGCGCAGGGACGGTCTGGTGGTGAAGGTGATTCTGATAACGGTGGGGACTGCCTTTCTGATCGGTTACCTGGTTAATTTCTTTGTTCCGGTTAATTTCCTCTGGATTGCCTGGGGGCTGATGGCTGCTTTGGTGATTTACCTTGTTTATCTTTCCCTTAGGGGGTGGGTACGGCAGTATGCGATGATTGCTTTGTTTGCCGTGGGTTCTGTAGGGTTTCTTTATTCGGTGGATTATGTGTTCGACGAGATTATGGAACCGCATCAACAGATTCGTATCAAGGTGTCACTGGGTTTGGAAGACGATCCCAGTGGTGCGGGGTATAATGTGAATCAGTCCAAGATTGCCATCGGTTCCGGTGGATTTTCCGGTAAGGGATTCCTGAATGGGACGCAGACCAAATTAAAGTATGTACCCGAACAGGATACGGATTTTATTTTCTGTACGGTGGGTGAGGAGCAGGGCTTTGTAGGGGCGGCATTGGTGGTGATCTTGTTTGGGGTCTTTATCTTGCGCCTGATCACTCTGGCCGAGCGGCAACACGGCACGTTCCAGCGTATTTACGGGTATTCCGTGGCTTCCATCTTTTTCTTCCACGTGGCTATTAATATAGGAATGGTAACGGGACTTACTCCGGTTATCGGAATTCCGCTACCATTCTTTAGTTATGGAGGTTCCTCCCTGTGGGGATTTACCATCTTGCTGTTTATCTTCCTGCGTATGGATGCTGCCCGTAACGAGCGGCTCTGA
- the purH gene encoding bifunctional phosphoribosylaminoimidazolecarboxamide formyltransferase/IMP cyclohydrolase has product MSATKKIKRALVSVYHKEGLDEILTKLHREGVSFVSTGGTQTFIESLGIPCDAVEDLTGYPSILGGRVKTLHPKVFGGILTRRDNPTDNEQIAQYEIPEIDLVIVDLYPFEDTVASGAEDQAIIEKIDIGGISLIRAAAKNYKDVVIVASKAQYKPLLQLLDEQGALTSLEDRRWFAKEAFMVSSGYDSAIFSYFDGGEGSAFRCAVNDAKVLRYGENPHQKGLFYGNFEAMFEQLQGKEISYNNLLDIDAAVTLINEFNELTFAILKHNNACGIASRSTVLEAWKDALAGDPVSAFGGILITNGVINKEAAEEINKIFFEVIIAPDYDTDALEVLMQKKNRIILIRKNTKTADVQFRSLLNGVLVQDKDLSIQTAADLEAMTDKQPTSAEVDDLLFANKLVKNSKSNAITLVKNKQLCASGIGQTSRVDALKQAIEKAASFNFDLKGAVMASDAFFPFPDCVEIADQAGITAVIQPGGSINDKLSVAYCNEHGLAMVKTGVRHFKH; this is encoded by the coding sequence ATGTCTGCAACGAAAAAAATCAAACGCGCACTGGTATCGGTATACCATAAGGAGGGATTGGATGAAATTTTAACAAAGCTTCACCGTGAGGGCGTTAGCTTTGTTTCTACGGGAGGAACGCAAACTTTTATTGAATCTTTGGGAATTCCCTGCGATGCGGTGGAAGACCTTACGGGGTATCCGTCTATTTTGGGTGGCCGTGTTAAAACATTGCACCCCAAGGTTTTTGGTGGTATCCTGACCCGCAGGGATAATCCTACGGATAACGAACAGATTGCGCAGTACGAAATACCTGAGATAGACCTGGTGATTGTTGACCTATATCCTTTCGAGGATACAGTGGCTTCGGGGGCCGAAGATCAGGCAATTATTGAAAAGATTGATATAGGTGGCATTTCGCTGATTCGCGCTGCTGCTAAAAATTATAAGGATGTGGTGATTGTGGCTTCCAAAGCGCAGTACAAACCACTTTTACAGTTACTGGACGAGCAGGGTGCGCTTACCTCCCTGGAAGACCGCCGTTGGTTTGCCAAGGAGGCCTTCATGGTTTCGTCTGGTTACGACAGTGCGATTTTCTCTTACTTCGACGGGGGCGAGGGTTCTGCCTTCCGCTGTGCAGTAAACGATGCCAAGGTGCTTCGTTATGGCGAGAATCCGCATCAGAAGGGCTTGTTCTATGGGAACTTCGAAGCGATGTTCGAACAGCTGCAGGGTAAGGAGATTTCGTATAATAACTTGTTGGATATTGATGCTGCCGTAACGCTGATCAATGAGTTTAACGAACTTACATTCGCCATCCTGAAGCACAACAACGCCTGTGGTATCGCATCGCGCAGCACTGTGCTGGAAGCCTGGAAGGATGCACTTGCCGGCGATCCGGTTTCTGCCTTTGGCGGTATCCTGATTACCAACGGCGTGATTAATAAAGAGGCTGCCGAAGAGATCAACAAGATTTTCTTCGAAGTGATTATCGCTCCGGATTACGATACGGATGCGCTTGAAGTGTTGATGCAAAAGAAAAACCGGATTATCCTGATCCGTAAAAATACGAAGACAGCCGATGTTCAGTTCCGTTCGTTGTTGAATGGTGTACTGGTGCAGGACAAGGACCTGAGCATTCAGACGGCTGCCGATCTGGAAGCGATGACAGACAAACAGCCTACATCGGCCGAAGTGGATGATTTGTTGTTTGCCAACAAGTTGGTGAAGAACAGTAAGTCTAACGCCATCACCCTGGTTAAGAACAAGCAGTTGTGCGCCAGCGGTATCGGTCAGACTTCGCGTGTGGATGCTCTGAAGCAGGCCATCGAAAAGGCGGCCAGCTTTAACTTCGACCTGAAGGGTGCTGTTATGGCTTCGGATGCTTTCTTCCCTTTCCCCGATTGCGTGGAAATTGCAGATCAGGCGGGTATTACCGCGGTAATTCAACCGGGTGGTTCAATCAATGACAAGTTGTCTGTGGCTTATTGCAACGAGCATGGATTGGCTATGGTTAAGACGGGGGTTCGTCACTTCAAACATTAA
- the mreD gene encoding rod shape-determining protein MreD: protein MINNILRGTFYFVVFALIQIFVLNNIHFLRIATPFLYLYFILKLPVGTSRSLVVFFSFLMGLVIDLFANTPGMHAAACTLVGFLRAPLINVMMGNELPEGVYPSFKVFGYGGFFRFSLFITILHHVALFSIESLTFFDPLFMLLRIVASAALTVLVIFIVEAFNIESHRIDG, encoded by the coding sequence ATGATTAATAATATACTGAGAGGTACGTTTTATTTTGTTGTGTTTGCATTGATTCAGATTTTTGTACTGAACAACATTCACTTCCTGCGCATTGCAACGCCTTTCCTGTACCTGTATTTTATATTGAAGTTGCCGGTGGGTACCTCCCGCTCGCTGGTTGTTTTCTTTTCCTTTTTAATGGGATTGGTGATCGATCTGTTTGCCAATACGCCGGGTATGCATGCTGCGGCCTGTACCCTGGTGGGTTTCTTGCGTGCTCCGCTTATCAATGTGATGATGGGGAACGAGCTGCCCGAAGGTGTTTATCCCTCTTTCAAGGTGTTTGGCTACGGTGGTTTTTTCCGTTTTTCGTTGTTTATCACCATATTGCATCATGTGGCTCTGTTCAGTATCGAGTCGCTCACCTTTTTTGATCCGCTCTTCATGCTGCTGCGTATCGTGGCCAGTGCGGCGCTTACGGTGCTGGTGATTTTTATCGTTGAGGCGTTTAATATCGAATCGCACAGGATAGATGGCTAA
- a CDS encoding gliding motility lipoprotein GldH yields the protein MRKAETTPDQRPKRNYLLICLLATLFFSCTQPALYDQYQPIENAVWEKNKEYYFSFQVSDISVPYDVTLEIRNNNLYPFQDLWVFYSEEQPIGPLKRDTLQCMLADNRGKWHGKGISLFQSSFPLRKRYTFSHTGQYTFSIRQGMRNDSLPGIQEIGMRVIQSQ from the coding sequence ATGCGCAAAGCGGAAACAACCCCGGACCAACGCCCGAAGCGTAACTACCTGTTGATTTGCCTGTTGGCCACTCTGTTCTTCTCCTGTACGCAACCGGCTCTGTACGACCAGTACCAGCCCATTGAAAATGCGGTATGGGAGAAGAATAAAGAATACTATTTCTCATTTCAGGTGAGCGATATCAGTGTGCCATACGATGTAACCCTCGAGATAAGGAACAACAACCTGTATCCCTTTCAAGACCTATGGGTATTTTATAGTGAAGAACAACCCATCGGTCCGCTAAAGCGGGATACGTTGCAATGCATGCTGGCAGATAACCGCGGAAAATGGCATGGTAAGGGAATTTCCCTGTTTCAGTCCAGCTTTCCCCTGCGAAAAAGGTATACCTTCTCCCATACGGGGCAGTACACCTTCAGTATCCGCCAGGGCATGCGAAACGACTCGCTTCCCGGCATCCAGGAGATAGGCATGCGCGTGATACAGTCGCAGTAA
- the ricT gene encoding regulatory iron-sulfur-containing complex subunit RicT, with protein MDFKLNKGGCCMNSKGCSKKQDTKLNTYDWLCDVPDAANATDYVEVQFKNTRKGYYLNNTKIPLEKGDVVAVEASPGHDIGTVTLTGKLVLLQMKKNNARTEGTEVKKVYRKAKPNDIEKFEEAKAKEHATMIRSRQIATELGLNMKIGDVEYQGDGNKAIFYYIADERVDFRQLIKVLADAFRVRIEMKQIGARQEAGRIGGIGPCGRELCCSSWMTSFVSVATGAARYQDISMNPQKLAGQCAKLKCCINYEVDSYVEAQKRLPSREVVLETKDSNYYHFKTDIFKREITYSTDRSFAANLVTISADRAFDIIGMNKRGNKPVNLEGETKPEAPKRDAQDILGQESLTRFDNTVKKKKKKRPNEGGDREQGPVKASAEGDSLVKKVTPVTDNQSPVKKAGNPNEGNRPESNKSEGNKPDREQNRDRDNRNPRDNRERPNRPNRENGNRDANPRDNVQREARESNQPEGKDNKENPVRDNAKPRENNASPRDNNAPREGGNPRNKRKNRQRNKGDKSRNNDNAQSGNNPGPTPEA; from the coding sequence ATGGATTTTAAACTAAATAAAGGAGGTTGCTGCATGAACTCCAAGGGCTGCAGCAAGAAACAAGATACCAAACTTAATACATACGACTGGCTATGCGACGTACCCGATGCGGCCAATGCCACCGACTATGTAGAGGTTCAATTTAAGAACACCCGTAAAGGTTACTACCTCAACAACACAAAAATCCCGTTGGAAAAGGGAGATGTGGTAGCCGTAGAAGCCAGTCCCGGTCACGATATCGGCACTGTAACCCTAACCGGCAAACTTGTTCTGCTTCAAATGAAAAAGAACAATGCACGTACCGAAGGGACCGAGGTAAAGAAGGTTTACCGCAAGGCTAAACCCAATGATATAGAGAAGTTTGAAGAGGCCAAAGCCAAGGAACATGCCACCATGATCCGTTCGCGGCAAATTGCTACCGAGCTTGGCCTGAATATGAAGATTGGCGATGTGGAATACCAGGGAGACGGCAACAAGGCCATTTTCTATTACATAGCCGACGAGCGCGTGGACTTCCGTCAGCTTATCAAAGTATTGGCCGATGCCTTCCGCGTACGCATCGAGATGAAACAGATCGGTGCCCGTCAGGAAGCCGGACGAATCGGAGGAATCGGTCCCTGCGGCCGCGAACTTTGCTGTTCCAGCTGGATGACCAGCTTTGTATCCGTTGCCACGGGTGCGGCCCGCTATCAGGATATATCCATGAATCCGCAAAAGCTGGCCGGTCAATGTGCCAAGCTTAAGTGCTGCATCAACTACGAAGTGGATTCCTATGTGGAAGCACAAAAAAGACTCCCTTCACGCGAAGTGGTACTTGAAACAAAAGACAGCAATTACTACCATTTCAAGACCGATATATTCAAGAGAGAAATCACCTACTCTACCGACAGATCGTTTGCAGCCAACCTGGTAACGATTTCGGCCGACAGGGCCTTTGATATCATCGGAATGAACAAAAGGGGTAATAAACCCGTAAACCTGGAAGGCGAAACCAAGCCCGAAGCACCTAAGAGAGATGCACAGGATATATTGGGACAGGAAAGCTTAACCCGTTTCGACAACACCGTAAAGAAGAAGAAAAAGAAGCGTCCCAACGAAGGTGGCGACAGAGAGCAAGGGCCCGTAAAAGCCTCTGCAGAAGGCGATTCGCTTGTTAAGAAAGTAACACCGGTAACCGACAACCAGTCGCCAGTCAAAAAGGCAGGCAACCCAAACGAAGGCAATAGACCCGAAAGCAACAAGTCTGAAGGGAACAAACCCGACCGCGAACAAAACCGCGACCGCGATAACCGCAATCCACGTGACAACCGCGAAAGGCCCAACCGACCCAACCGCGAAAACGGGAACCGCGATGCCAATCCACGCGATAACGTGCAACGGGAAGCTCGCGAAAGCAATCAGCCCGAGGGGAAAGATAACAAAGAAAATCCGGTACGCGACAATGCAAAACCGCGTGAGAACAATGCATCACCTCGTGATAACAATGCACCGCGTGAAGGAGGCAACCCCCGCAACAAACGTAAAAACAGACAGCGTAACAAAGGTGATAAGTCCAGAAACAATGACAATGCGCAAAGCGGAAACAACCCCGGACCAACGCCCGAAGCGTAA
- the mrdA gene encoding penicillin-binding protein 2 gives MANRVYNEENRQYVIGGAVVLLVVIFIARLFYLQVLDNDYKAWADSNAFLKKTLYPSRGMLYDRNGKLLVYNQPAYDVMLIMREIQPFDTTDLCDILGITKAQFIKRMGDIKNRKLNPGYSSYVPQVFMNQLSAQEYGVLQEKLYKFPGFYIQNRTIRQYQYPYAAHVLGNIGEVNQRDIQKDPYYVQGDYSGRTGVEKFYEEILRGEKGVEILLRDAHGRIKGRYEEGKHDVVPQSGKNLTLAIDMDLQAYGEKLMQNKLGGIVVIEPETGEILAMVSAPTFDPSMLVGRMRGKNHQLLEKDPNKPLFDRPIMAYYPPGSTFKPVQGLVFLQEGIISPQTMYTCYHGYPLRGGKPACHGHASPLNLVSALATSCNAYFCWGLHDMLDSRKRYPSIQEAFEVWKNHVVSMGYGYKLGIDLPGEKRGYIPNSQVYDKIYRKRWNSSTIISTAIGQGEITSTPLQIANLAATIANRGYFFTPHVVKKIEDMPLDTLYTKKRKTSIDSHYYDYIVEGMAQAVSGGTCRGTYMPDIEVCGKTGTAENPHGKDHSIFMGFAPKDNPRIAVAVFIENAGFGATYAVPIAKLMFEKYLRGEIPEASKATEEFIVNSVIMPGNAL, from the coding sequence ATGGCTAACAGGGTGTACAATGAGGAGAACAGGCAGTATGTGATTGGCGGGGCGGTTGTCTTGCTGGTTGTTATTTTTATTGCCCGTCTGTTCTATCTGCAGGTGCTGGATAACGATTACAAGGCGTGGGCCGATAGTAATGCGTTTCTTAAAAAGACATTGTATCCGTCTCGGGGGATGTTGTACGACCGTAACGGAAAGTTACTGGTGTATAACCAGCCTGCCTACGACGTGATGCTGATTATGCGCGAGATTCAGCCTTTTGATACAACCGACCTGTGTGATATATTGGGCATAACCAAGGCTCAGTTTATCAAACGGATGGGCGACATCAAAAACCGGAAACTTAATCCGGGTTACTCGTCGTATGTGCCTCAGGTGTTTATGAATCAGCTTTCGGCACAGGAGTACGGTGTGTTGCAGGAGAAGTTATATAAGTTTCCGGGTTTTTATATCCAGAACCGTACCATCCGCCAGTATCAGTATCCTTATGCCGCCCATGTGTTGGGTAACATAGGAGAGGTGAACCAGCGGGATATCCAGAAAGATCCCTACTATGTGCAGGGCGACTATTCGGGCCGCACGGGGGTTGAGAAGTTTTACGAAGAGATACTGCGTGGCGAGAAAGGGGTGGAGATTCTGCTCCGCGATGCCCACGGCAGGATAAAAGGCCGTTACGAAGAGGGCAAACACGATGTGGTGCCTCAATCGGGTAAAAACCTTACCTTGGCCATTGATATGGATTTACAGGCCTACGGCGAAAAGCTGATGCAGAATAAGCTGGGCGGGATCGTGGTGATCGAGCCCGAAACGGGCGAGATATTGGCCATGGTGTCGGCTCCTACGTTCGATCCTTCCATGTTGGTGGGACGTATGCGCGGTAAGAATCATCAGTTGCTGGAGAAGGATCCCAACAAACCTTTGTTCGATCGCCCTATCATGGCCTACTACCCGCCGGGTTCGACCTTTAAACCGGTACAGGGACTTGTTTTCCTGCAGGAGGGTATCATTTCGCCGCAAACCATGTACACCTGTTATCACGGATATCCGTTGCGGGGGGGCAAGCCTGCTTGTCACGGTCACGCTTCGCCTCTTAACCTGGTGTCTGCCCTGGCTACCTCGTGCAACGCCTATTTTTGCTGGGGGTTGCACGATATGCTGGACAGCCGCAAGCGTTATCCCAGCATTCAGGAGGCTTTCGAGGTTTGGAAGAACCACGTGGTTTCCATGGGATACGGGTATAAGCTGGGTATCGATTTACCGGGAGAGAAGCGGGGGTACATTCCCAATAGTCAGGTTTACGACAAGATTTACCGCAAGCGCTGGAACTCCAGCACGATTATATCTACAGCCATCGGTCAGGGTGAAATTACCTCTACTCCGTTGCAGATTGCCAATCTGGCAGCTACCATCGCCAACCGGGGGTATTTCTTTACGCCCCACGTGGTAAAGAAGATTGAAGATATGCCGCTGGATACCTTGTATACAAAGAAAAGAAAGACCTCTATCGATTCGCATTATTACGATTATATTGTCGAGGGGATGGCACAGGCGGTTTCCGGCGGAACCTGCCGGGGTACTTATATGCCTGATATCGAGGTTTGTGGTAAGACGGGTACGGCCGAGAATCCACATGGAAAGGACCACTCCATCTTTATGGGGTTTGCTCCGAAGGATAATCCGCGGATTGCCGTGGCCGTGTTTATCGAGAATGCTGGTTTTGGAGCAACTTATGCGGTTCCTATCGCGAAGTTGATGTTCGAGAAGTACCTGCGGGGAGAGATTCCGGAAGCAAGCAAGGCTACGGAAGAGTTTATTGTTAATTCAGTTATAATGCCGGGAAATGCCTTATAG